One window from the genome of Myripristis murdjan chromosome 6, fMyrMur1.1, whole genome shotgun sequence encodes:
- the psma4 gene encoding proteasome subunit alpha type-4 encodes MSRRYDSRTTIFSPEGRLYQVEYAMEAIGHAGTCLGILANDGVLLAAERRNIHKLLDEVFFSEKIYKLNEDMACSVAGITSDANVLTNELRLIAQRYLLQYQEPIPCEQLVTALCDIKQAYTQFGGKRPFGVSLLYMGWDKHYGFQLYQSDPSGNYGGWKATCIGNNSAAAVSMLKQDYKEGEMALSSALALAIKVLNKTMDVSKLSAEKVEIATLTRENGKTCIKVLKLKEVEELIKKHEAEEAKAEKDKKEKEQKEKDK; translated from the exons ATG TCCCGTCGATATGATTCCCGAACAACCATCTTCTCACCAGAGG GGCGTCTGTACCAGGTGGAGTACGCCATGGAAGCCATTGGCCACGCCGGCACCTGCCTGGGAATTTTAGCCAATGATGGAGTGCTGCTGGCCGCTGAGAGGAGGAACATCCACAAACTCCTGGATGAAGTCTTTTTCTCAGAAAAAATTTACAAGTTAAATGA AGATATGGCGTGTAGTGTGGCAGGAATTACATCAGATGCCAACGTACTGACCAACGAACTGAGGCTTATAGCACAGAG GTACTTGCTGCAGTACCAGGAGCCAATCCCCTGCGAGCAGCTGGTCACAGCTTTGTGTGACATCAAACAGGCCTACACCCAGTTCGGAG GAAAGCGTCCATTCGGAGTGTCCCTGCTCTACATGGGCTGGGATAAGCACTATGGTTTCCAGCTCTACCAGAGCGACCCCAGCGGCAACTACGGAGGCTGGAAGGCAACCTGCATCGGCAACAACAGTGCT GCAGCTGTCTCCATGCTGAAGCAGGACTataaggagggagagatggcaCTTTCCTCAGCCCTCGCCCTCGCCATCAAAGTCCTCAACAAAACCATGGATGTCAGCAAGTTGTCTGCAGAGAAAG tggagaTCGCCACCTTGACCCGTGAGAATGGCAAGACCTGCATCAAGGTGCTGAAGCTGAAGGAAGTGGAGGAGCTGATCAAGAAGCATGAAGCAGAGGAGGCCAAAGCCGAGAAAgacaagaaggagaaggaacagaaagagaaggacaaATAG
- the oaz2a gene encoding LOW QUALITY PROTEIN: ornithine decarboxylase antizyme 2a (The sequence of the model RefSeq protein was modified relative to this genomic sequence to represent the inferred CDS: deleted 1 base in 1 codon) translates to MLNTEESSWLGASRLRSSNPLAPGPLWCSDAPHPQLKIPGGRGTVRDHSLGVLLHKNERLTVTQTAPVNGNPPLLHFHYQMSEHRSAFWDTVLCTDSLFLEIPAGPLVEGSKEGLTALLEFAEEKLKVNYVFLWFSKNREDRLSIIKTFHYLGFEVVKPGNPMVPAQPDLVFMVYSLDHSSSDEE, encoded by the exons TTCCTGGTTAGGGGCATCCAGGCTTCGCAGCTCCAATCCTCTGGCTCCCGGGCCTCTGTGGTGCTCC GATGCCCCTCACCCACAGCTGAAGATCCCGGGTGGGCGAGGGACTGTCAGGGATCACTCTCTCGGTGTGCTGTTACACAAG AATGAGAGGCTGACTGTGACGCAGACTGCTCCAGTGAATGGAAACCCCCCTCTTCTCCACTTCCACTACCAGATGAGCGAGCACCGCTCAGCCTTCTGGGATACAGTGCTATGCACAGACAGCCTCTTCCTTGAGATTCCTGCTGGGCCACTGGTGGAGGGGAGCAAAGAGGG ACTCACTGCTCTGCTTGAGTTCGCTGAGGAGAAACTCAAAGTCAACTACGTGTTCCTGTGGTTCAGCAAAAACAGAGAGGATCGAT TATCCATCATCAAGACTTTCCACTACTTGGGCTTCGAGGTGGTGAAGCCAGGCAACCCCATGGTACCGGCCCAGCCAGATCTGGTCTTCATGGTTTACTCGCTGGATCACAGCAGCTCCGACGAGGAGTGA